One window from the genome of Thermus sediminis encodes:
- a CDS encoding glycosyltransferase family 2 protein: MEATVLIPAYNEESTIAGVVRVAKEAGFPVVVADDGSLDRTAEEAEKAQAQVIRLPGNRGKGGAIAEGLKAVRTPLVLLLDADLLGLRAEHLQALVLPVARGEAEMAVGVFRGGRPSTDLAMRFAPFLSGQRALRTEDLRGVPGLERARYDLELLLTRHARARGWRVRYLPLSGVSQVMKEEKRGFLRGFLHRLRMYGELLRYRLKAR, translated from the coding sequence ATGGAGGCTACGGTCCTCATCCCTGCCTACAACGAGGAGAGCACCATCGCAGGGGTGGTGCGGGTGGCCAAGGAGGCGGGCTTTCCCGTGGTGGTGGCGGACGACGGCTCCCTGGACCGCACCGCGGAGGAGGCGGAGAAGGCCCAGGCCCAGGTGATCCGCCTTCCCGGGAACCGCGGCAAGGGTGGGGCCATCGCCGAGGGGCTCAAGGCGGTGAGGACCCCCTTGGTCCTCCTGCTGGACGCGGACCTTCTGGGGCTTAGGGCGGAGCACCTCCAGGCCCTCGTCCTGCCCGTGGCCAGGGGGGAAGCGGAGATGGCCGTAGGGGTGTTCAGGGGAGGGCGGCCCTCCACGGACTTGGCCATGCGTTTCGCCCCTTTCCTTTCGGGGCAACGGGCCCTGCGCACCGAGGACCTGCGGGGCGTGCCCGGCCTGGAAAGGGCCCGCTACGATCTGGAGCTCCTCCTCACCCGTCACGCCCGGGCAAGGGGCTGGCGGGTGCGCTACCTGCCCCTTTCCGGGGTGAGCCAGGTGATGAAGGAGGAGAAGCGGGGCTTCCTAAGGGGCTTCCTCCACCGCCTGCGCATGTACGGGGAGCTCCTCCGCTACCGCCTCAAGGCAAGGTGA
- a CDS encoding M50 family metallopeptidase, translating into MSLIWFLIIIGVSIFVHELGHYLAARAQGVRVKAFSVGFGPVLFRRSAWGTEWRLSAIPLGGYADIEGLLPEERGRGYDALPFLGKLLVLVAGVAMNVVLAWGLLAYLFSAQGVPEATGRAVILEVLPGSVAEGAGLRPGDILLAVDGKPLERPQEIERLKVPGLRTFTVLREGQEVALELNWQAGMERLGVVYQPEVTFRETSFLSGLALAVGRTLAFGPELVRALVGGLLGVLAGREDSGVIGPVGIVAETGRAAQEGIFRLLELTVAINLSLALFNLLPIPALDGGRILLLFLSRLFRIRPEQEALVHYLGFLFLIFLVLLVTLQDLRRLLGG; encoded by the coding sequence ATGAGCCTGATCTGGTTCCTGATCATCATCGGCGTTAGCATCTTCGTGCACGAGCTGGGCCACTACCTAGCCGCCAGGGCCCAGGGGGTTCGGGTCAAGGCCTTCAGCGTGGGCTTCGGCCCGGTCCTCTTTCGGAGGTCGGCCTGGGGCACGGAGTGGCGCCTCTCCGCCATTCCCTTGGGGGGCTATGCGGACATCGAGGGCCTCCTCCCCGAGGAGCGGGGCCGGGGATACGACGCCCTGCCCTTCCTAGGCAAGCTCTTGGTCCTGGTGGCGGGGGTGGCGATGAACGTGGTCCTGGCCTGGGGCCTCCTCGCCTACCTGTTCAGCGCCCAGGGGGTGCCGGAGGCGACGGGGCGGGCGGTGATCCTGGAGGTCCTACCCGGGAGCGTCGCCGAAGGCGCAGGGCTAAGGCCCGGGGACATCCTCCTGGCGGTGGACGGAAAGCCCCTAGAACGCCCCCAGGAGATCGAGCGCCTCAAGGTCCCCGGCCTCCGCACCTTCACCGTGCTGCGGGAGGGGCAGGAGGTGGCCCTGGAGCTCAACTGGCAGGCGGGGATGGAAAGGCTGGGGGTGGTCTACCAACCGGAGGTGACCTTCCGCGAGACCAGCTTTCTCTCAGGGCTGGCCTTAGCGGTAGGCCGCACCCTGGCCTTCGGCCCGGAGCTGGTCCGGGCCCTAGTGGGGGGGCTCTTAGGGGTGCTGGCGGGGCGCGAGGACTCGGGGGTGATAGGCCCCGTGGGCATCGTGGCTGAGACAGGGCGAGCAGCCCAGGAGGGGATCTTCCGCCTCCTTGAGCTCACCGTGGCCATCAACCTCTCCCTGGCCCTCTTCAACCTCCTGCCCATCCCTGCCCTGGACGGGGGGCGGATCCTCCTCCTCTTCCTCTCCCGTCTCTTCCGCATCCGCCCGGAGCAGGAGGCCCTGGTGCACTACCTGGGCTTCCTCTTCCTCATCTTCCTGGTCCTCCTGGTCACCCTGCAGGATCTGAGGCGGCTCTTGGGAGGCTGA
- a CDS encoding RsmB/NOP family class I SAM-dependent RNA methyltransferase, whose protein sequence is MRAASPRDLALGILLEVERGGRAQLLLDRALDRSGFSQRDKAYATHLVYGVLRRLRLLDFLLEPHLKAPERLPKEVRWILRLGALEWLSGKPGHARVSPWVEEAKGRHPALAGLVNAVLRRLHPREAPECVRLSLPDWLCEAWRGFFGEVGFAEGFNEPAPLFVTAYRPVGLRPGPVPGSYVWEGPKTDFPALGLQPQNPASLFPAQLLAPEPGEKVLDLCGGAGLKAFYLSAKGAEVVSYDLNRRRQEAGARTAERLGLRVTYRTQDLREPIEERARKVLLDAPCTGTGTLRTHPELRYRLRPGDPKAMAELQMRLLETAARATEEGGLLVYAVCSLTEEEGEGVARAFLAGHPGFRPEPFACPLPVLREGLGVYVAPREGLDGFYYLRLRKVDSKA, encoded by the coding sequence TTGAGGGCCGCATCCCCTAGGGACCTGGCCCTCGGGATCCTCCTGGAGGTGGAGCGCGGGGGCCGGGCCCAGCTCCTCCTGGACCGGGCCCTGGACCGGTCGGGCTTTTCCCAGCGGGACAAGGCCTACGCCACCCACCTGGTCTACGGGGTCCTCCGGCGGCTCAGGCTTCTGGACTTCCTCCTGGAGCCCCACCTGAAGGCCCCGGAGCGGCTGCCCAAGGAGGTGCGCTGGATCCTGCGCCTAGGGGCTTTGGAGTGGCTTTCCGGGAAGCCGGGCCACGCCCGGGTAAGCCCCTGGGTGGAGGAGGCCAAGGGCCGCCACCCCGCCCTGGCGGGCCTGGTGAACGCTGTGCTCCGCCGCCTCCATCCTCGGGAAGCCCCGGAGTGCGTGCGCCTTTCCCTGCCCGACTGGCTCTGCGAGGCTTGGCGGGGCTTTTTCGGGGAGGTGGGCTTCGCCGAGGGCTTCAACGAGCCTGCTCCCCTCTTCGTCACCGCCTACCGCCCCGTGGGCCTCAGGCCGGGCCCTGTCCCGGGGAGCTACGTCTGGGAGGGCCCCAAGACCGATTTCCCTGCCCTGGGCCTCCAGCCCCAGAACCCGGCCTCCCTCTTCCCCGCCCAACTGCTTGCGCCCGAGCCTGGGGAGAAGGTCCTGGACCTCTGCGGAGGGGCGGGGCTCAAGGCCTTTTACCTCTCAGCCAAGGGGGCGGAGGTGGTCTCCTACGACCTGAACCGAAGGCGCCAGGAGGCGGGCGCCAGGACGGCGGAGAGGCTTGGGCTTAGGGTCACCTACCGCACCCAAGACCTCAGGGAACCCATCGAGGAGAGGGCCAGGAAGGTGCTCCTGGACGCCCCCTGCACCGGCACGGGCACCCTTCGCACCCACCCCGAGCTCCGCTACCGCCTCCGCCCAGGGGACCCCAAGGCCATGGCCGAGCTCCAGATGAGGCTTCTGGAGACCGCTGCCCGGGCCACAGAGGAGGGGGGGCTTCTGGTCTACGCCGTCTGCTCCCTTACCGAGGAGGAGGGGGAGGGGGTGGCCCGGGCCTTTTTGGCGGGGCATCCGGGGTTCCGCCCCGAGCCCTTCGCCTGCCCTTTGCCGGTGCTCCGGGAGGGGCTTGGGGTCTACGTGGCCCCCCGGGAGGGCCTGGACGGGTTTTATTACCTGCGCCTACGGAAGGTAGACTCTAAGGCATGA
- a CDS encoding stage V sporulation protein S, whose amino-acid sequence METLRVSSKSRPNSVAGAIAALLRTKGEVEVQAIGPQAVNQAVKAIAIARGYIAPDNLDLVVKPAFVKLDLENEERTALKFSIRAHPLES is encoded by the coding sequence GTGGAAACGTTGCGCGTCTCTTCCAAGTCCCGCCCCAACTCCGTGGCTGGCGCCATTGCGGCGCTTCTGCGCACCAAGGGCGAGGTGGAGGTCCAGGCCATCGGGCCCCAGGCGGTGAACCAGGCGGTGAAGGCCATCGCCATCGCCCGGGGCTACATCGCCCCCGACAACCTGGACCTGGTGGTCAAGCCCGCCTTCGTCAAGCTGGACCTGGAGAACGAGGAGCGGACCGCCCTTAAGTTCAGCATCAGGGCCCACCCCCTGGAGTCTTGA
- the proC gene encoding pyrroline-5-carboxylate reductase, giving the protein MKLVFLGLGKMGRSILRGALSGGFLRPEEVGVVGRTPGRAQELAEAFGIQPLSLEALPQAERVLLAVQPRDFPQLAPEIAHPRVGYISIMAGVSTAVLARRLSTRRVVRAMPNLAAAIGESSTALTAPREAKEAGDLDFARALFATVGGVYEIPEHLFDPFTAMSASAPAYLALVAEALADAGVKMGMPRGLALRLAAEAMAATGELLKGRHPAELKDEVASPGGTTIHGLHALEARALRAAFYEAVEAATRRGHELGEAE; this is encoded by the coding sequence ATGAAGCTGGTCTTCCTGGGCCTGGGCAAGATGGGCCGGAGCATCCTGCGGGGGGCCTTGAGCGGGGGCTTCCTGCGCCCTGAGGAGGTAGGGGTGGTGGGGCGCACGCCGGGGCGGGCCCAGGAGCTGGCGGAGGCCTTCGGCATCCAGCCCCTGTCCCTCGAGGCCCTCCCCCAGGCGGAGCGGGTCCTCCTTGCGGTCCAGCCGCGGGACTTCCCCCAGCTGGCCCCGGAGATCGCCCACCCGCGGGTGGGGTACATCTCCATCATGGCCGGGGTGTCCACCGCGGTCCTGGCCCGGAGGCTCTCCACCCGGCGGGTGGTGCGGGCCATGCCCAACCTGGCGGCGGCCATCGGGGAGAGCTCCACCGCCCTCACCGCCCCAAGGGAGGCCAAGGAGGCGGGCGACCTAGACTTCGCCCGGGCCCTCTTCGCCACCGTGGGGGGCGTGTACGAGATCCCCGAGCACCTCTTTGACCCCTTCACCGCCATGTCCGCCTCCGCTCCCGCCTACCTGGCGCTCGTGGCCGAGGCCCTGGCGGACGCCGGGGTCAAGATGGGGATGCCCCGGGGCCTGGCCCTGCGCCTGGCGGCGGAGGCCATGGCGGCCACGGGGGAGCTCCTCAAGGGCCGCCACCCCGCGGAGCTCAAGGACGAGGTGGCGAGCCCCGGAGGCACCACCATCCACGGCCTCCACGCCCTCGAGGCCCGGGCCCTCAGGGCCGCCTTCTACGAGGCGGTGGAGGCGGCCACCAGGCGGGGGCACGAGCTGGGGGAGGCGGAGTGA
- a CDS encoding type II toxin-antitoxin system RatA family toxin — protein sequence MPEVRAERYIPAPPEKVYALAKDLEGLKPYLKEVESLRVLSREGDRTKSEWVAMAMGRKVRWLEEEEWDDENLRNRFHSPEGDFDRYEGTWAFLPEGEGTRVVLTLTYELTIPIFGGLLQKLVQKLMQENVENLLKGLEERVLAA from the coding sequence ATGCCCGAGGTGCGCGCCGAGCGGTACATCCCAGCACCCCCGGAGAAGGTCTACGCCCTGGCCAAGGACCTCGAGGGCCTCAAGCCCTACCTCAAGGAGGTGGAGAGCCTAAGGGTCCTCTCCCGGGAGGGCGACCGCACCAAGAGCGAGTGGGTGGCGATGGCCATGGGCAGGAAGGTGCGTTGGCTGGAGGAGGAGGAGTGGGATGACGAGAACCTGAGGAACCGCTTCCACTCCCCCGAGGGGGACTTTGACCGCTACGAGGGCACCTGGGCCTTCCTGCCCGAGGGGGAGGGCACCCGGGTGGTCCTCACCCTCACCTACGAGCTCACCATCCCCATCTTCGGGGGACTGCTGCAGAAGCTGGTGCAGAAGCTGATGCAGGAGAACGTGGAAAACCTCCTCAAGGGCCTGGAGGAGCGGGTTTTGGCCGCCTAG